One region of Zingiber officinale cultivar Zhangliang chromosome 7B, Zo_v1.1, whole genome shotgun sequence genomic DNA includes:
- the LOC122005459 gene encoding receptor-like protein kinase HERK 1 isoform X1 yields the protein MKGIGVSCVIFLLISIKCIHCAFTPADNYLIDCGSSTNTTINNRVFVADVSLSSTLTPSSNNLVTTSSSVPASSYGAALYQNARVFTVTSSYSFQINAHGRHFIRLYFFPSIYGNFNLTSTTFIVSTQDALLLDHFHPQANSAVVEEFLVSITSDALILTFVPTGNNSIAFVNAIEVVSAPDTLIADTATIVNPPGTYRGLSDQLLEKIYRVNMGGPQVSPNTDTLWRNWDTDQKFLLNSALSRSVNFTGKISYMDGTTEETAPDIVYSTATELAASNTSNALFNVTWQFDVEASSAYLIRFHFCDIVSLAAGNLYFNVYVNSWAVASNLDLSSKTFGQLATAVYMDYVLEANDASEKLGISIGPSVVNGVLPDGILNGLEIMKINGSGGSPVTSSAGSKKNLVIILAPIFGVIAVAIVAVALCLAVRKRKLTTKQYSKSWVPFSINGFTSHSTGSRTSNGTAFTLGLNGNFGYRLSFAILQEATNNFDENWVIGVGGFGKVYKGELRDDTKVAVKRGNPKSQQGINEFHTEIELLSRLRHRHLVSLIGYCDEKNEMILVYEYMEKGTLKSHLYGSDMPSLNWQQRLEICIGAARGLHYLHTGQAKAIIHRDVKSANILLDETLLAKVADFGLSKTGPELDQTHVSTAVKGSFGYLDPEYFRRQQLTEKSDVYSFGVVLLEVLCARPVIDPTLPREMVNLAEWGMKWQKRGELEHIVDARIAGSIRPESLKKFGETIEKCLADSGIERPSMGDVLWNLEYALQLQDADAGGISEINSINRITELSPQLQNINAFESAPAGEAATALLNDLSDVSMSKVFSQLIKSEGR from the coding sequence ATGAAAGGGATTGGAGTGAGTTGCGTCATCTTTCTGCTTAtttcaatcaaatgcatccattgCGCATTTACTCCCGCAGATAACTACCTGATCGACTGCGGTTCCTCGACCAATACAACCATCAACAATCGAGTTTTCGTCGCCGATGTTTCCCTTTCTTCAACCTTGACTCCCTCCTCAAACAACCTGGTGACCACCTCCAGCTCGGTGCCTGCCTCCTCCTATGGCGCCGCCCTGTATCAAAATGCCCGGGTCTTCACAGTGACCTCCTCCTACTCCTTCCAAATCAATGCCCATGGCCGACACTTTATTCGCCTGTACTTCTTCCCGTCCATTTACGGAAACTTCAATCTCACTTCCACAACCTTCATTGTGTCTACCCAAGATGCTCTCCTCCTCGACCACTTCCATCCGCAGGCGAATTCTGCAGTGGTCGAGGAGTTCTTGGTGAGCATAACTAGCGATGCGCTTATCCTTACTTTCGTGCCGACAGGAAACAATTCCATTGCCTTTGTGAATGCCATAGAAGTTGTATCTGCTCCTGATACCTTAATTGCAGATACCGCTACCATTGTCAATCCTCCAGGTACGTACCGGGGTTTGTCGGACCAGTTGTTAGAGAAAATTTACAGGGTCAACATGGGCGGGCCGCAGGTTTCCCCAAACACTGATACTCTGTGGAGAAATTGGGACACTGATCAGAAGTTTCTGCTCAACAGCGCGCTTTCGCGATCGGTTAACTTCACAGGAAAAATCAGTTATATGGATGGAACCACTGAAGAGACTGCTCCTGATATAGTGTATTCGACAGCAACCGAATTGGCCGCCTCCAATACTTCAAATGCTCTATTCAATGTGACATGGCAGTTCGATGTGGAAGCTAGCTCGGCCTACCTGATAAGGTTTCATTTCTGTGATATTGTCAGTTTGGCTGCTGGGAACCTCTATTTTAATGTTTATGTCAATTCCTGGGCCGTAGCTAGTAATCTCGATCTCAGTAGCAAGACGTTTGGGCAGTTAGCAACTGCCGTTTATATGGATTATGTTTTGGAGGCTAATGATGCATCAGAGAAGCTCGGCATTAGCATTGGTCCTTCAGTTGTTAATGGTGTTTTGCCGGACGGCATACTCAATGGCCTCGAGATCATGAAGATCAATGGCTCTGGTGGTTCTCCAGTTACATCATCAGCTGGTTCGAAGAAGAATCTCGTCATCATATTGGCTCCGATATTTGGAGTAATTGCTGTAGCTATTGTTGCTGTTGCTCTTTGCTTAGCCGTTAGAAAGAGGAAGCTTACTACAAAACAGTATTCAAAATCTTGGGTGCCTTTCTCCATCAATGGCTTCACATCTCATAGCACAGGAAGTCGGACTTCCAACGGAACTGCTTTTACACTCGGTCTGAATGGAAACTTCGGTTATCGTCTGTCATTCGCCATCCTGCAAGAAGCAACCAACAACTTCGACGAGAATTGGGTGATTGGTGTTGGAGGTTTCGGGAAGGTCTACAAAGGAGAGCTGAGAGATGACACAAAAGTGGCAGTGAAGAGGGGAAATCCGAAATCTCAGCAGGGCATCAATGAGTTCCATACTGAGATTGAGTTGTTGTCGCGGCTGCGCCATCGTCATCTTGTTTCTCTTATCGGATACTGCGACGAGAAGAACGAGATGATTCTTGTGTATGAATACATGGAAAAGGGCACTCTTAAGAGCCATCTCTATGGCTCAGACATGCCTTCTCTTAACTGGCAGCAAAGATTGGAAATTTGCATTGGAGCAGCTAGAGGATTGCACTATCTTCATACTGGGCAAGCCAAAGCCATCATCCATCGCGACGTTAAATCCGCAAATATTCTACTCGACGAGACTCTCTTGGCAAAGGTGGCCGACTTTGGCCTATCGAAGACGGGACCGGAGCTGGATCAGACCCATGTTAGTACTGCAGTAAAAGGAAGTTTCGGATATCTCGACCCCGAGTATTTCCGGAGGCAACAGCTGACTGAGAAATCCGATGTGTATTCATTCGGAGTTGTTTTACTAGAAGTGTTGTGCGCGAGACCGGTCATCGATCCGACACTACCGAGAGAGATGGTGAACTTGGCAGAATGGGGAATGAAGTGGCAAAAGAGGGGAGAGCTGGAGCACATTGTGGATGCTCGGATCGCCGGATCAATTAGGCCTGAATCGTTGAAGAAGTTTGGGGAAACCATCGAGAAATGCCTAGCGGATTCAGGCATCGAGCGCCCCTCCATGGGAGATGTCCTCTGGAACTTGGAGTATGCCCTACAACTTCAAGATGCAGACGCTGGTGGTATCTCTGAAATCAACAGCATCAATAGGATCACTGAGCTTTCGCCGCAACTCCAAAACATCAATGCCTTCGAGAGTGCACCGGCAGGGGAAGCTGCAACCGCGCTGCTCAATGATCTTTCAGACGTTTCCATGAGCAAAGTTTTCTCGCAGTTGATCAAGTCCGAGGGACGGTGA
- the LOC122005459 gene encoding receptor-like protein kinase HERK 1 isoform X2 yields the protein MRSKGNNSIAFVNAIEVVSAPDTLIADTATIVNPPGTYRGLSDQLLEKIYRVNMGGPQVSPNTDTLWRNWDTDQKFLLNSALSRSVNFTGKISYMDGTTEETAPDIVYSTATELAASNTSNALFNVTWQFDVEASSAYLIRFHFCDIVSLAAGNLYFNVYVNSWAVASNLDLSSKTFGQLATAVYMDYVLEANDASEKLGISIGPSVVNGVLPDGILNGLEIMKINGSGGSPVTSSAGSKKNLVIILAPIFGVIAVAIVAVALCLAVRKRKLTTKQYSKSWVPFSINGFTSHSTGSRTSNGTAFTLGLNGNFGYRLSFAILQEATNNFDENWVIGVGGFGKVYKGELRDDTKVAVKRGNPKSQQGINEFHTEIELLSRLRHRHLVSLIGYCDEKNEMILVYEYMEKGTLKSHLYGSDMPSLNWQQRLEICIGAARGLHYLHTGQAKAIIHRDVKSANILLDETLLAKVADFGLSKTGPELDQTHVSTAVKGSFGYLDPEYFRRQQLTEKSDVYSFGVVLLEVLCARPVIDPTLPREMVNLAEWGMKWQKRGELEHIVDARIAGSIRPESLKKFGETIEKCLADSGIERPSMGDVLWNLEYALQLQDADAGGISEINSINRITELSPQLQNINAFESAPAGEAATALLNDLSDVSMSKVFSQLIKSEGR from the exons ATGAGGTCCAAAG GAAACAATTCCATTGCCTTTGTGAATGCCATAGAAGTTGTATCTGCTCCTGATACCTTAATTGCAGATACCGCTACCATTGTCAATCCTCCAGGTACGTACCGGGGTTTGTCGGACCAGTTGTTAGAGAAAATTTACAGGGTCAACATGGGCGGGCCGCAGGTTTCCCCAAACACTGATACTCTGTGGAGAAATTGGGACACTGATCAGAAGTTTCTGCTCAACAGCGCGCTTTCGCGATCGGTTAACTTCACAGGAAAAATCAGTTATATGGATGGAACCACTGAAGAGACTGCTCCTGATATAGTGTATTCGACAGCAACCGAATTGGCCGCCTCCAATACTTCAAATGCTCTATTCAATGTGACATGGCAGTTCGATGTGGAAGCTAGCTCGGCCTACCTGATAAGGTTTCATTTCTGTGATATTGTCAGTTTGGCTGCTGGGAACCTCTATTTTAATGTTTATGTCAATTCCTGGGCCGTAGCTAGTAATCTCGATCTCAGTAGCAAGACGTTTGGGCAGTTAGCAACTGCCGTTTATATGGATTATGTTTTGGAGGCTAATGATGCATCAGAGAAGCTCGGCATTAGCATTGGTCCTTCAGTTGTTAATGGTGTTTTGCCGGACGGCATACTCAATGGCCTCGAGATCATGAAGATCAATGGCTCTGGTGGTTCTCCAGTTACATCATCAGCTGGTTCGAAGAAGAATCTCGTCATCATATTGGCTCCGATATTTGGAGTAATTGCTGTAGCTATTGTTGCTGTTGCTCTTTGCTTAGCCGTTAGAAAGAGGAAGCTTACTACAAAACAGTATTCAAAATCTTGGGTGCCTTTCTCCATCAATGGCTTCACATCTCATAGCACAGGAAGTCGGACTTCCAACGGAACTGCTTTTACACTCGGTCTGAATGGAAACTTCGGTTATCGTCTGTCATTCGCCATCCTGCAAGAAGCAACCAACAACTTCGACGAGAATTGGGTGATTGGTGTTGGAGGTTTCGGGAAGGTCTACAAAGGAGAGCTGAGAGATGACACAAAAGTGGCAGTGAAGAGGGGAAATCCGAAATCTCAGCAGGGCATCAATGAGTTCCATACTGAGATTGAGTTGTTGTCGCGGCTGCGCCATCGTCATCTTGTTTCTCTTATCGGATACTGCGACGAGAAGAACGAGATGATTCTTGTGTATGAATACATGGAAAAGGGCACTCTTAAGAGCCATCTCTATGGCTCAGACATGCCTTCTCTTAACTGGCAGCAAAGATTGGAAATTTGCATTGGAGCAGCTAGAGGATTGCACTATCTTCATACTGGGCAAGCCAAAGCCATCATCCATCGCGACGTTAAATCCGCAAATATTCTACTCGACGAGACTCTCTTGGCAAAGGTGGCCGACTTTGGCCTATCGAAGACGGGACCGGAGCTGGATCAGACCCATGTTAGTACTGCAGTAAAAGGAAGTTTCGGATATCTCGACCCCGAGTATTTCCGGAGGCAACAGCTGACTGAGAAATCCGATGTGTATTCATTCGGAGTTGTTTTACTAGAAGTGTTGTGCGCGAGACCGGTCATCGATCCGACACTACCGAGAGAGATGGTGAACTTGGCAGAATGGGGAATGAAGTGGCAAAAGAGGGGAGAGCTGGAGCACATTGTGGATGCTCGGATCGCCGGATCAATTAGGCCTGAATCGTTGAAGAAGTTTGGGGAAACCATCGAGAAATGCCTAGCGGATTCAGGCATCGAGCGCCCCTCCATGGGAGATGTCCTCTGGAACTTGGAGTATGCCCTACAACTTCAAGATGCAGACGCTGGTGGTATCTCTGAAATCAACAGCATCAATAGGATCACTGAGCTTTCGCCGCAACTCCAAAACATCAATGCCTTCGAGAGTGCACCGGCAGGGGAAGCTGCAACCGCGCTGCTCAATGATCTTTCAGACGTTTCCATGAGCAAAGTTTTCTCGCAGTTGATCAAGTCCGAGGGACGGTGA